One window of the Onychostoma macrolepis isolate SWU-2019 chromosome 21, ASM1243209v1, whole genome shotgun sequence genome contains the following:
- the LOC131528995 gene encoding uncharacterized protein LOC131528995, whose protein sequence is MLEQIPEMECHIDLALEMFESQTYTRGTICMEYKQTQKQDRKTQKFILLCTKDIGVTKHGSTGKDKSGDNKNKRQKKATSTEDSRRTLNLNQQKKPDQKKTPNKSKTKVKELKFCLPKIMLSNVRSISNKEEEFKKMLEDVENCDMICITETWMNSDSSRIDMPGYKTLWADRDPRLTQKHRGGGLMMLVNEAWATDVQVENIMQTPNYELMVVSIIPHNHPEGAPPLTFILVYIPPGAKKTQAAIVIADFYYRALEKYGGPVFLLGDFNHCNFDHLGLEQYVTCKTRKENTLDKCYGNVKGAYRSECRPPVGRSDHNVILLIPKDKSDESDSSEDEKCMHEKTKPRKQ, encoded by the coding sequence ATGCTCGAACAAATCCCTGAAATGGAGTGTCACATTGATTTGGCTCTGGAGATGTTTGAATCTCAAACATACACACGAGGCACCATTTGTATGGAGTATAAACAGACCCAAAAGCAGGACAGGAAGACACAGAAGTTTATTCTCTTATGCACAAAAGACATAGGAGTAACTAAGCATGGTTCCACAGGTAAAGACAAATCAGGTGACAACAAgaacaaaagacagaagaaGGCTACTTCAACTGAAGACAGTAGAAGAACCTTAAACCTAAACCAGCAGAAGAAACCTGATCAGAAAAAAACACCAAACAAGTCTAAAACAAAAGTAAAGGAATTAAAGTTCTGCCTTCCTAAAATAATGTTGTCTAATGTGcgttctatttcaaataaagaaGAGGAGTTCAAAAAAATGTTGGAAGATGTGGAAAACTGCGATATGATCTGCATTACAGAGACATGGATGAATTCGGATTCATCCCGCATTGACATGCCGGGATATAAGACTCTCTGGGCTGATCGTGATCCACGGCTTACTCAGAAACATAGAGGAGGGGGACTGATGATGCTTGTGAATGAGGCCTGGGCGACTGATGTGCAGGTGGAAAACATCATGCAGACTCCAAATTATGAGTTAATGGTTGTGTCCATTATACCACATAACCACCCTGAGGGTGCTCCACCACTTACCTTCATCCTTGTGTATATCCCTCCAGGTGCTAAAAAGACTCAAGCTGCCATTGTCATCGCTGATTTTTACTATCGTGCTCTGGAGAAGTATGGTGGTCCTGTTTTCTTGTTGGGTGATTTCAACCATTGTAACTTTGATCACTTGGGCCTGGAGCAATATGTCACATGCAAAACCAGAAAAGAAAACACCCTGGATAAGTGCTATGGGAATGTGAAAGGGGCTTATAGATCTGAATGCAGACCCCCGGTTGGCCGGTCAGACCACAATGTCATTCTTTTGATTCCTAAAGACAAGTCAGATGAAAGTGACTCCTCCGAAGATGAGAAGTGTATGCATGAGAAAACCAAACCCAGAAAGCAATGA